ATCGGGGATGCCGATCACGGGGTCAACATGGACCGGGGCTTCAAGGCAGCCCTGCCCCGAGTGGACAGCCTGCCGGCGGACGCCACGCCCGGGGCGGTGGTGCGGGCGGTCGGCGCAGCCCTGATGTCGAGCGTCGGCGGCGCGAGCGGCCCCCTCTGGGGCAGCGCCCTGCGGCAGGCCGGCCGGGTGCTGGGCGAGGCGTCCGAGGTGGATGGCAGGTTGCTGGCCGACGCGCTCGACGGCGCGGTGCAGGCGATCCAGAAGCTGGGCGGCGCGCAGCCCGGCGACAAGACGATGGTGGATGCGCTGGCCCCGGCCGTCGAGGCGCTGCGGGCGAGCGTCGAGGCCGGGGGCGC
The DNA window shown above is from Chloroflexota bacterium and carries:
- the dhaL gene encoding dihydroxyacetone kinase subunit L, translated to MSNSVDAQVFRRWIRECARVIAEQRDALTALDAAIGDADHGVNMDRGFKAALPRVDSLPADATPGAVVRAVGAALMSSVGGASGPLWGSALRQAGRVLGEASEVDGRLLADALDGAVQAIQKLGGAQPGDKTMVDALAPAVEALRASVEAGGALDDALAAARAAAEAGRDATIPLQARKGRASYLGERSIGHQDPGATSAALVLGALEKAAHAHDHAATQGR